A stretch of Methylogaea oryzae DNA encodes these proteins:
- a CDS encoding efflux RND transporter permease subunit — translation MFSIFIKRPVMAIVLSLLFLFTGFLAIRSLPISQFPDIAPPRVTISLSFPGASADVLVKSSLITIERAINGVPGMKYIVSDATSAGEATIQVLFDLSVDPNIAMVNVKTRLDQVMSRLPKLVQLEGVIVERVQPSMLMYINLYSKDKNADEKFLFNYANVNVIPEVQRVFGIAQAKILGSRQYAMRIWLNPDRMRAYNVSTEEVMDAIANQSIIGRPGRIGQSTGMAAQSKEYVLVYQGLYDKPEQYEDIIIRANSKGEILHLKDIAKVDLNSEFYNIYSDKDSYPSASIVLKQNYGSNASKVIEDVKEKLQELKASFPEGMDYEINYDVSRFVDASIDKVLHTLAEAFVLVALVVFIFLGDWRSTLIPILAVPVSLIGSFAVMSAFGLSINLITLFALVLAIGVVVDDAIVVVEAVHAKMEEEHVSPYVASQKVLGEIGGAIIAITLVMTSVFVPIAFMNGPVGVFYRQFSIAMASSIIISAIVALSLAPVLCAMILKNTHGQPRKKTPITWFIDAFNKLFEKATGRYVQVLNVVVTRRIVTFLALGIFSFGIFTVNHTLPAGFIPGEDQGMIYAIIQTPPGSTIEVTNQVAQQLESVARKIEGVQSVSSLAGYEVLTEGRGSNAGTCIINLKDWSERKASVQDVIRELEEKTHDFGAIIEFFQPPAVPGYGAASGLALRLLDKTSNTDYYEFDKINQDFIAALRKRKELTGLFTFFAANYPQYELVIDNKLAMQKGVSINKAMDNLDIMIGSTYEQGFIRFNNFFKVYTQALPEFRRFPSDVLNYYVKNEAGEMVPYSAFMTMKKKQGPNELTRYNLYNSAAIRAEPAPGYTTGDAIKAVQEVAAATLPRGYDVAWEGLSFDEAARGNEALVIFVVVLVFVYLVLAAQYESFVLPLVVIFSLPAGIFGSFFLLKETGLANDVYSQVGLVMLVGLLGKNAVLIVEYAVQKQAQGMSVKDAAIEGAKARFRPILMTSFAFIAGLIPLAVATGAGAVGNRTIGTSALGGMLFGTVFGVGLIPGLYYVFAKMIEGKSLIKNEDLDPLTEIYHYSNSDDKE, via the coding sequence ATGTTTAGCATATTCATCAAAAGACCCGTGATGGCGATCGTGCTATCGCTGCTCTTCCTTTTCACGGGGTTCTTGGCGATCCGTTCGCTACCGATTTCCCAGTTTCCGGATATCGCACCGCCGCGCGTCACCATATCGTTGTCATTTCCCGGCGCCAGCGCCGATGTACTGGTGAAATCGTCCCTGATAACGATAGAACGCGCCATTAACGGCGTACCCGGCATGAAATACATCGTCTCCGATGCGACCAGCGCCGGCGAGGCGACCATTCAGGTGCTTTTCGATCTGAGCGTGGACCCGAACATCGCGATGGTCAACGTAAAGACGCGCTTAGACCAAGTCATGAGTCGGCTACCCAAGCTCGTGCAATTGGAAGGGGTGATAGTCGAGCGCGTGCAGCCCAGCATGCTGATGTATATCAATTTGTACAGCAAAGACAAAAACGCCGACGAGAAATTTCTATTCAATTACGCCAACGTCAACGTTATTCCCGAAGTTCAGCGCGTATTTGGCATTGCCCAAGCAAAAATATTAGGGAGCCGCCAATACGCCATGCGCATTTGGCTCAATCCCGATCGTATGCGGGCCTACAATGTCTCGACCGAAGAGGTGATGGACGCCATCGCCAATCAAAGCATTATCGGCAGGCCCGGCCGCATCGGGCAAAGTACCGGCATGGCCGCCCAATCCAAGGAGTATGTTCTCGTTTATCAGGGGCTTTACGACAAACCGGAACAATACGAGGACATCATCATCCGGGCCAATTCCAAGGGTGAGATTCTGCACCTCAAGGATATCGCCAAAGTCGATTTGAACAGCGAGTTTTACAACATCTACTCGGACAAGGACTCCTACCCCTCCGCCTCCATCGTGCTGAAGCAAAACTACGGCAGCAACGCCAGCAAAGTCATCGAGGACGTGAAGGAAAAACTGCAGGAGTTGAAGGCGTCGTTCCCCGAGGGCATGGACTACGAAATCAACTACGACGTATCGCGATTCGTCGACGCCTCCATCGACAAAGTGCTGCACACCCTGGCGGAAGCGTTCGTCCTGGTGGCCCTGGTGGTGTTTATCTTCCTGGGCGACTGGCGATCCACCCTGATTCCGATTTTGGCCGTGCCGGTGTCGTTGATCGGCTCTTTCGCCGTCATGTCCGCATTCGGGCTTTCCATCAATTTGATCACCCTGTTCGCCTTGGTGCTGGCCATCGGCGTCGTGGTCGACGACGCCATCGTCGTGGTCGAGGCGGTGCACGCCAAGATGGAGGAGGAACACGTCTCTCCCTACGTGGCATCGCAAAAAGTCTTGGGCGAAATCGGCGGCGCCATTATCGCGATTACCTTGGTCATGACCTCGGTATTTGTCCCGATCGCCTTCATGAACGGACCGGTCGGCGTGTTTTACCGGCAATTCTCCATCGCCATGGCCTCGTCCATCATCATCTCGGCGATCGTCGCCCTGTCGCTGGCGCCGGTATTGTGCGCAATGATCCTGAAAAACACCCACGGCCAACCACGGAAAAAAACGCCGATCACTTGGTTCATCGACGCGTTCAACAAGCTGTTCGAAAAAGCCACCGGGCGCTACGTTCAAGTACTCAATGTCGTGGTCACTCGGCGCATCGTGACGTTTCTCGCCTTGGGCATTTTTTCCTTCGGTATTTTCACGGTGAATCACACCCTCCCCGCCGGCTTTATCCCCGGCGAGGACCAAGGCATGATTTACGCGATTATCCAAACCCCACCGGGATCGACCATCGAAGTCACCAATCAAGTCGCCCAACAGCTGGAAAGCGTCGCCAGGAAAATCGAAGGCGTGCAATCGGTTTCCTCCTTGGCCGGCTATGAAGTATTGACGGAAGGCCGGGGCTCCAACGCCGGCACCTGCATCATCAATTTAAAGGACTGGTCGGAACGCAAAGCGTCCGTGCAGGACGTGATTCGCGAGTTGGAAGAAAAAACCCACGACTTCGGCGCGATCATCGAGTTTTTCCAGCCGCCGGCGGTACCCGGCTACGGCGCGGCGTCCGGTTTGGCGCTGCGGCTATTGGATAAGACCTCCAATACCGATTATTACGAATTCGACAAGATCAACCAGGACTTCATTGCGGCGCTGCGCAAGCGCAAAGAGTTAACCGGATTGTTTACCTTTTTCGCCGCCAACTATCCGCAATATGAGTTGGTGATCGACAACAAGCTGGCCATGCAGAAAGGCGTATCCATCAACAAAGCCATGGATAACCTGGACATCATGATCGGCAGCACTTACGAACAGGGGTTTATCCGGTTCAACAATTTTTTCAAGGTTTATACCCAAGCGCTGCCCGAATTCCGGCGTTTCCCCTCCGACGTATTGAATTATTACGTGAAAAACGAGGCAGGCGAAATGGTGCCCTATTCCGCTTTCATGACCATGAAGAAAAAGCAGGGCCCCAACGAGCTTACCCGCTACAACCTCTACAATTCGGCGGCCATCCGCGCCGAACCCGCGCCGGGTTATACCACCGGGGACGCCATCAAAGCAGTCCAGGAAGTCGCGGCCGCCACTTTGCCGCGGGGTTACGACGTGGCCTGGGAAGGCTTGTCGTTCGACGAAGCGGCAAGAGGCAACGAAGCCTTGGTGATCTTCGTGGTCGTCCTGGTATTCGTCTATTTGGTGCTGGCGGCGCAATACGAAAGCTTTGTCCTGCCGTTGGTGGTGATATTTTCCTTGCCCGCGGGCATTTTCGGTTCGTTTTTCTTGTTGAAAGAAACCGGTCTCGCCAACGACGTTTACTCCCAGGTCGGGCTGGTCATGTTGGTCGGCTTGCTCGGTAAAAACGCGGTGCTGATCGTGGAATACGCCGTGCAAAAACAGGCCCAGGGCATGTCCGTCAAGGACGCGGCCATCGAGGGCGCGAAAGCGCGTTTCCGCCCGATATTAATGACTTCGTTCGCCTTCATTGCCGGCTTGATTCCATTGGCCGTCGCCACCGGGGCGGGCGCCGTCGGCAACCGGACCATCGGCACCTCGGCCTTGGGAGGGATGCTGTTCGGCACGGTGTTCGGCGTGGGTCTTATTCCGGGGCTCTATTACGTCTTCGCCAAAATGATAGAAGGCAAAAGCTTGATCAAAAACGAAGACCTTGATCCTTTAACCGAAATTTATCACTACAGCAACAGCGATGACAAAGAGTAA
- a CDS encoding TolC family protein → MGIPALILQACGIPDIAIKKADTKLPEIYDQGAQQEENSALVKWKDFFDDPYLLSLIDTAVANNKEINIMLQRISVAENEIQARKGAYLPTVNFGAGSGGEKTGKFTRNGAVEDNLQIAKGQPFPTFLGNYQFGLFSTWEIDIWKKLRNATQVAVFEYMASTEGKNFLVTNLVAEVARSYYELMALDNQLDNLEQNIRIQQDGLEVVKQLQVYARSNSLAVKRYEAEVAKNKSRKYEITQQITVAENRLNFLLGRTPQPIQRASAGFMDIAPKMLRIGAPSQLLKNRPDIKKAELELAAADLNIDVARANFYPSFGIKAGVGFEAFALKYLINTPESLAATIAGELVAPLVNRNAITAEYKNASAKQIQAAYEYEQSIINAYTEVANQFSNINNLDKNYQLKKKQVESLVQSIDVANQLFKSARADYLEVLLTQRDALDAKKELIETKQKQVVAMVDLYKSLGGGWQ, encoded by the coding sequence TTGGGAATACCCGCGCTGATACTTCAGGCCTGCGGCATTCCGGATATCGCCATCAAAAAGGCGGACACCAAACTTCCCGAAATCTATGACCAGGGAGCCCAGCAGGAGGAAAACTCCGCTCTTGTAAAATGGAAGGACTTTTTCGACGATCCCTATTTATTAAGCTTGATCGACACAGCGGTCGCCAATAACAAGGAGATCAACATCATGCTGCAACGCATCAGCGTTGCGGAAAACGAAATTCAGGCGCGTAAAGGCGCGTATTTGCCGACGGTCAATTTCGGCGCCGGATCCGGCGGCGAAAAAACCGGCAAATTCACCCGAAACGGAGCGGTGGAAGACAACCTGCAAATCGCCAAAGGACAGCCGTTCCCAACTTTTCTCGGGAACTATCAATTCGGCCTTTTCTCGACCTGGGAGATCGATATTTGGAAAAAGCTGAGAAACGCGACTCAGGTGGCGGTCTTCGAATACATGGCTTCGACCGAGGGAAAGAACTTTTTGGTAACGAATCTTGTCGCCGAGGTTGCGCGGTCATATTACGAACTGATGGCGCTGGACAATCAGCTGGATAATCTCGAACAAAACATCCGCATTCAACAGGACGGCCTGGAGGTGGTGAAGCAGCTCCAGGTCTACGCGAGGTCCAATTCGCTGGCGGTCAAACGTTATGAAGCGGAAGTGGCGAAAAACAAGAGCAGGAAATATGAAATCACCCAGCAGATCACCGTGGCCGAGAATCGGCTCAACTTCCTGCTAGGTAGAACCCCGCAGCCCATCCAGCGCGCCTCCGCCGGCTTCATGGACATCGCGCCCAAGATGCTTCGTATCGGCGCCCCCTCGCAATTGCTGAAAAACAGGCCGGATATCAAAAAGGCCGAGCTTGAGCTGGCGGCGGCGGACCTGAACATCGATGTCGCGCGGGCGAATTTCTATCCCTCGTTCGGCATCAAAGCCGGGGTGGGATTCGAAGCCTTTGCCCTCAAGTACCTGATAAACACGCCGGAATCCTTGGCGGCGACCATCGCCGGCGAGCTGGTGGCGCCCCTCGTCAACCGCAACGCGATTACGGCGGAATATAAAAACGCCAGCGCCAAGCAGATCCAAGCGGCTTATGAATACGAGCAAAGCATCATCAACGCTTACACGGAAGTGGCGAACCAATTCTCGAACATCAACAACCTGGACAAAAACTATCAACTGAAGAAAAAACAAGTGGAGTCGCTGGTCCAATCGATAGACGTGGCCAACCAGCTGTTCAAGTCGGCGCGCGCGGATTACCTGGAGGTATTGCTAACCCAGCGGGATGCCTTGGACGCCAAGAAAGAACTCATCGAAACCAAGCAAAAACAGGTCGTCGCAATGGTGGATCTTTATAAATCCCTCGGCGGCGGCTGGCAGTGA
- the arfB gene encoding alternative ribosome rescue aminoacyl-tRNA hydrolase ArfB codes for MLPIARQIAIPLDEIDLQPIRAQGNGGQNVNKVSSAIHLRFDINASSLPEAYKAALLQLNDQRISNDGVVVIKAQQYRSQEQNREDALQRLQGLVKSVAATRKKRKPTKPSKGAQQRRLDSKGKHGQTKALRRKVEQ; via the coding sequence ATGCTGCCAATCGCCCGGCAAATCGCCATCCCCCTCGACGAAATCGACCTGCAGCCCATCCGCGCCCAAGGCAACGGCGGGCAAAACGTCAATAAAGTCTCCAGCGCCATCCACCTGCGCTTCGACATCAACGCCTCGTCCCTACCGGAGGCCTATAAGGCCGCCCTCTTGCAGCTCAACGACCAACGCATCTCCAACGACGGCGTTGTCGTCATCAAAGCCCAGCAATACCGCAGCCAGGAGCAAAACCGCGAGGATGCCCTGCAACGCCTGCAAGGCCTCGTCAAGTCCGTGGCGGCAACCCGTAAAAAACGCAAGCCCACCAAACCCAGCAAAGGCGCCCAGCAACGGCGCTTGGACAGCAAGGGCAAACACGGGCAGACCAAAGCGTTGCGCCGCAAGGTGGAACAATAG
- a CDS encoding ABC transporter substrate-binding protein, whose product MWWTIGWLAVLAAGLAGCDGAPWNSPYSTVDAAANTLYSSFSEQPKHLDPALSYNVNELQLIAQVYETPLQYHFLKKPYTLIPSAAALPEITYRDAAGAALPKDADEASIAYSDYVIAVTPGILYQPHPAFARDGAGQYLNHDLSEARLRDIRSIGDVGQTGTRELVAEDFVYQIKRLVHPKIHSPVAELMKQYIAGLAELEQTLADAYGKQAGGYFDLRPFAFEGAQALDKYRYRIRLKGKYPQFRFWLAMTFFAPVPWEAERFYSQPGLREKNITLDWFPVGTGPYMMTENNPNRRMVLARNPNFHAEYYPDEAPPEDKAAGLLADAGRRLPFIDRVVYILEKETIPYWNKFLQGYYDASGVGSDSFDQAIQFSQRGEAGLTPDMAAKDIRLETSITPSVYYMGFNMLDPTVGGLDEAHRKLRRAISIAIDYEEFISIFLNGRGIPAQGVLAPGLFGYTEGEAGINPYVYDWDGQKPRRKSIDDAKRLLAEAGYPEGRDAATGQPLVLYLDASSGGADDKSLFNWYRKQYAKLGIQLVIRTTDYNRFQQKIRDGNAQIFVWGWHADYPDPENFFFLLHGANIKVGKGGENASNYQSPEFDRLYEKMRNMDDTPQRQALIDQLQEIARRDAPWVFAFHPQDFALHHGWYSNLKPTTMAYNNLKFRKLDPAKRQAARTAWNEPLVWPLWLGLAALIAVVAPAWLAYRRRMAERVL is encoded by the coding sequence GTGTGGTGGACGATAGGGTGGCTGGCCGTCCTGGCCGCGGGCCTGGCCGGTTGCGACGGCGCGCCTTGGAATAGCCCTTATTCGACCGTCGACGCCGCGGCCAACACGCTGTATTCGTCCTTTTCCGAACAGCCGAAACACCTCGATCCGGCGCTGTCCTACAACGTCAACGAGTTGCAGCTTATCGCCCAGGTGTACGAAACGCCGCTGCAATACCATTTCCTGAAAAAGCCTTACACCCTGATTCCTTCGGCGGCGGCCCTGCCCGAGATCACTTACCGCGACGCGGCGGGGGCGGCGTTGCCCAAGGACGCCGACGAGGCCTCCATCGCCTACAGCGATTACGTCATCGCGGTGACGCCGGGCATTTTGTACCAACCCCATCCCGCCTTCGCCCGGGACGGCGCCGGACAGTATCTGAATCACGATTTGAGCGAAGCCCGGTTGCGCGACATTCGCAGCATCGGCGACGTCGGGCAGACCGGCACGCGGGAGCTGGTGGCCGAGGATTTCGTTTACCAGATCAAGCGGTTGGTGCACCCGAAAATCCATTCGCCGGTGGCGGAGCTGATGAAGCAATACATCGCCGGCTTGGCGGAATTGGAGCAAACCCTGGCGGACGCCTACGGCAAACAGGCGGGCGGCTATTTCGACCTGCGCCCTTTCGCCTTCGAGGGGGCGCAGGCGTTGGACAAATACCGCTACCGCATCCGCCTGAAAGGAAAATATCCGCAGTTTCGCTTTTGGTTGGCCATGACTTTCTTCGCGCCGGTGCCGTGGGAGGCGGAGCGTTTCTACAGCCAGCCCGGCCTGCGGGAAAAGAACATCACCCTGGACTGGTTTCCGGTGGGCACCGGGCCCTACATGATGACGGAGAACAATCCCAACCGGCGCATGGTGTTGGCGAGGAACCCCAACTTCCACGCCGAGTACTATCCCGACGAAGCGCCGCCGGAGGATAAGGCGGCCGGCTTGCTGGCCGACGCCGGCCGCAGGCTGCCGTTCATCGACCGCGTGGTTTACATCTTGGAGAAAGAAACCATCCCCTACTGGAACAAATTCCTGCAAGGGTATTACGATGCCTCCGGCGTCGGCTCCGACAGCTTCGACCAGGCTATCCAGTTCAGCCAGCGCGGCGAGGCGGGGTTGACGCCGGACATGGCTGCCAAGGACATTCGCCTGGAAACGTCGATTACCCCGTCGGTGTATTACATGGGGTTCAATATGCTCGACCCGACAGTGGGCGGGCTGGACGAGGCGCATCGTAAATTGCGGCGGGCGATTTCCATCGCCATCGATTACGAGGAGTTCATTTCCATCTTCCTCAACGGCCGCGGCATTCCGGCCCAGGGCGTGCTGGCGCCGGGCCTGTTCGGCTACACCGAAGGCGAGGCCGGCATCAATCCTTACGTTTACGATTGGGACGGCCAGAAGCCGAGGCGCAAGTCCATCGACGACGCCAAGCGGCTGCTGGCCGAGGCGGGATACCCGGAAGGGCGCGACGCGGCCACGGGCCAGCCCCTGGTGTTGTACCTGGACGCCTCTTCCGGCGGCGCCGACGACAAGTCCTTGTTCAACTGGTACCGCAAGCAATACGCCAAGCTGGGCATCCAGCTGGTGATCCGCACCACCGATTACAACCGCTTCCAGCAGAAGATCCGCGACGGCAACGCGCAGATATTCGTTTGGGGCTGGCACGCCGATTATCCCGATCCGGAAAACTTTTTCTTCCTGCTGCACGGCGCCAACATCAAAGTGGGCAAGGGCGGCGAGAACGCCAGCAATTACCAGAGCCCCGAGTTCGACCGGCTCTACGAGAAAATGCGCAATATGGACGATACGCCGCAGCGCCAGGCGCTTATCGACCAATTGCAGGAAATCGCGCGCCGCGACGCGCCCTGGGTGTTCGCGTTCCACCCCCAGGACTTCGCCTTGCACCACGGCTGGTACAGCAATCTCAAGCCTACCACCATGGCCTACAACAACCTGAAATTCCGCAAGCTGGACCCGGCGAAGCGGCAGGCGGCCCGAACCGCTTGGAACGAGCCGTTGGTGTGGCCCTTGTGGCTGGGCTTGGCGGCATTGATCGCGGTGGTGGCGCCGGCTTGGCTGGCCTATCGGCGGCGCATGGCGGAGCGCGTCCTGTAA
- the fabI gene encoding enoyl-ACP reductase FabI, with translation MGFMQGKRILITGVASNRSIAYGIANAMHREGAELAFTYQGEKLKDRVAGFAAEFGSSLVCPCDVASDEEIQAVFDTLGQHWDGLDGIVHAVAYAPREALEGNYLDAVTRENFRIAHDISSYSFAAMAKAGRPLMAGRNGSLLTLSYLGAERIVPNYNVMGLAKASLEANVRYLAGALGPEGTRVNAISAGPIRTLAASGISGFREMLSKGEQAAPLRKNVTIDEVGNAAAFLCSDLASGVTGEVMYVDAGYNVVGLPEFAA, from the coding sequence ATGGGTTTCATGCAAGGCAAACGCATCCTGATCACCGGCGTAGCCAGCAACCGTTCCATCGCTTACGGTATCGCCAACGCCATGCACCGCGAGGGCGCCGAACTGGCATTCACCTACCAGGGTGAAAAGCTGAAAGATCGCGTCGCCGGCTTCGCGGCGGAATTCGGCTCCAGCCTGGTTTGCCCCTGCGACGTGGCCAGCGACGAAGAAATCCAAGCCGTGTTCGACACCCTCGGCCAACACTGGGACGGCCTGGACGGCATCGTCCACGCTGTGGCCTATGCGCCGCGCGAAGCCCTGGAAGGCAACTACCTGGACGCCGTCACCCGCGAGAACTTCCGCATCGCCCACGACATCAGCTCCTACAGCTTCGCCGCCATGGCCAAAGCCGGCCGCCCGTTGATGGCCGGCCGCAACGGCTCGCTGCTGACCCTGAGCTACCTGGGCGCCGAACGCATCGTGCCCAACTACAACGTCATGGGCTTGGCCAAGGCCAGCCTGGAAGCCAACGTGCGTTACCTGGCCGGCGCCCTGGGGCCGGAAGGCACCCGCGTCAACGCCATCTCCGCCGGCCCCATCCGCACCCTGGCCGCTTCCGGCATCTCCGGCTTCCGCGAAATGCTGTCCAAGGGCGAGCAAGCCGCGCCGCTGCGCAAGAACGTCACCATCGACGAAGTGGGCAACGCCGCCGCCTTCCTCTGCTCCGACCTGGCCTCCGGCGTCACCGGCGAAGTGATGTACGTGGACGCCGGCTACAACGTGGTGGGCCTGCCGGAATTCGCCGCCTGA
- a CDS encoding GGDEF domain-containing protein, with amino-acid sequence MDPTTAFVIATLMMLANGGVLGLVHRDLHAALQPAAASWRIATLLIAGGCVLFSVQQHLPQPFVLPLANGMTTLGFCGYWRALRQFYGYPDIPWLLLPPVAVAAGLYWFTAVQADFIARVLLVSAAWAVIMLGCMLTLRAPAHGDTAVSRPVMAGIILIVMAFIILRAGYFLSVGGGPHASVLNAGNWMNAVTPMIAAVLPVIGTTAFLLMCSERIRRQWERAASTDYLTGLANRRTLAGIGESRFAAAREAGDGLAVAVVDIDHFKSINDRYGHEVGDSALKHVAARLQAACRGKELPARQGGEEFVVLFERVGLAQALAAGERLRRAVESEPFATEGQLLRLTVSIGVAALDPRDGSFDDMLRRADDALYAAKAGGRNRVEASGDGPD; translated from the coding sequence ATGGATCCAACCACCGCTTTCGTCATCGCCACCCTCATGATGCTCGCCAACGGCGGCGTACTGGGATTGGTCCATCGCGACCTGCACGCCGCACTGCAACCGGCCGCGGCCAGTTGGCGCATCGCCACCCTGCTGATCGCCGGCGGCTGCGTGCTCTTCTCCGTGCAGCAACATTTGCCCCAACCCTTCGTGCTGCCGTTGGCCAACGGCATGACCACCCTCGGCTTCTGCGGATACTGGCGCGCCTTGCGGCAGTTTTACGGCTACCCCGACATTCCCTGGCTGCTGCTGCCGCCCGTCGCCGTGGCGGCGGGACTGTACTGGTTCACCGCGGTGCAAGCCGACTTCATCGCCCGCGTCTTGCTGGTCTCCGCCGCCTGGGCCGTTATCATGCTGGGCTGCATGTTGACGCTGCGCGCGCCGGCCCATGGCGATACCGCCGTCAGCCGGCCGGTCATGGCCGGCATCATCCTGATCGTCATGGCGTTCATCATCCTGCGGGCCGGCTATTTCCTGAGCGTGGGCGGCGGCCCGCACGCCAGCGTGCTCAACGCCGGCAACTGGATGAACGCCGTGACGCCCATGATCGCCGCCGTGCTGCCGGTCATCGGCACCACCGCCTTCCTGCTGATGTGCTCGGAACGCATCCGCCGCCAGTGGGAACGAGCCGCCTCCACCGACTACCTCACCGGCCTGGCCAACCGCCGCACCCTGGCGGGCATCGGCGAAAGCCGCTTCGCCGCGGCCCGCGAGGCCGGCGACGGCTTGGCCGTGGCGGTGGTGGACATCGACCACTTCAAATCCATCAACGACCGCTACGGCCACGAGGTGGGCGACAGCGCTTTGAAACACGTCGCCGCGCGCCTGCAAGCCGCCTGCCGCGGGAAAGAACTGCCGGCACGGCAAGGCGGCGAGGAATTCGTCGTGCTGTTCGAACGGGTCGGCCTCGCCCAGGCGCTAGCGGCCGGGGAGCGATTGCGGCGCGCCGTGGAAAGCGAACCTTTCGCCACCGAAGGCCAGCTGCTGCGCCTCACCGTTTCCATCGGCGTTGCCGCACTGGACCCTCGCGACGGCAGTTTCGACGACATGCTGCGTCGCGCCGACGACGCCCTCTACGCCGCCAAGGCCGGCGGACGCAATCGCGTCGAAGCATCCGGCGACGGGCCGGACTAA
- a CDS encoding efflux RND transporter periplasmic adaptor subunit, whose product MSPVFCELIAMTDSCNQAPINLKRHKTMFTKASLAVGVIAIILSGCQKTETDAEKEILKVEATTPFREDAAVTKEYVCQIHAIRHIEIRALERGYLQNIFVDEGQFVNKGQAMFKIMPNVYQAELLKAKAEANTMNIEYLNTKGLADKNIVSANELALAKAKLDKAEAEVKMADTHLGFTDINAPFSGIMDHLNARIGSLVDEGALLTTLSDIGTLWVYFNVPEAEYLDYKQQNNGDEHAKVQLRMANGKVFDQTGVIETIEADFDNTAGNIEFRAAFPNPDKVLRHGETGSILMKKPYKNALIIPQKATFEILDKTYVYVIGNDGTLEQRLISIEAEIPHLFIVKDGLKEGDKILIDGLRKVRAGQKVEADFKPPEKVRAELELYTE is encoded by the coding sequence GTGTCCCCCGTTTTCTGCGAACTCATTGCAATGACCGATTCATGCAACCAAGCTCCGATAAACCTCAAACGACATAAAACCATGTTCACCAAAGCATCCCTAGCCGTAGGCGTAATCGCCATTATTTTGAGTGGCTGCCAAAAAACGGAAACCGACGCGGAGAAGGAAATACTCAAAGTGGAGGCCACCACGCCGTTCCGGGAGGACGCGGCGGTAACGAAAGAATATGTCTGTCAGATTCACGCCATTCGGCATATAGAGATCCGCGCCCTGGAACGGGGGTACTTGCAAAATATTTTCGTGGACGAAGGGCAATTCGTGAACAAGGGACAAGCCATGTTCAAAATCATGCCGAACGTCTACCAGGCGGAATTGCTGAAAGCGAAAGCCGAAGCGAACACCATGAACATCGAATACCTGAACACCAAGGGATTGGCGGATAAAAACATCGTATCGGCCAACGAACTGGCATTGGCGAAAGCCAAACTGGACAAGGCCGAGGCGGAAGTGAAAATGGCCGATACCCATTTAGGATTCACGGATATCAACGCGCCGTTTTCCGGAATCATGGACCACCTGAATGCAAGAATCGGCAGCCTGGTCGACGAAGGCGCCCTATTGACCACCTTGTCCGACATCGGCACTTTATGGGTATATTTCAACGTCCCGGAAGCCGAATACCTCGACTACAAACAACAAAATAATGGAGACGAACACGCCAAAGTTCAATTGCGAATGGCAAACGGCAAGGTTTTCGACCAAACCGGCGTCATAGAAACCATTGAAGCCGACTTCGACAATACCGCCGGGAATATCGAATTCCGGGCCGCCTTCCCCAATCCGGACAAAGTCCTTAGGCACGGCGAAACCGGCAGCATCCTGATGAAGAAGCCCTACAAGAACGCCCTGATAATCCCGCAGAAAGCGACGTTCGAGATTCTGGACAAGACCTATGTGTACGTCATCGGCAATGACGGAACGCTTGAACAAAGGCTTATCTCCATCGAAGCAGAAATACCCCATCTGTTTATCGTCAAAGACGGCCTCAAGGAAGGCGACAAAATTCTGATCGATGGCTTACGAAAAGTCCGCGCGGGACAAAAGGTGGAAGCGGACTTTAAGCCGCCGGAAAAAGTTCGCGCCGAGCTGGAACTGTATACGGAATAA